Proteins from a genomic interval of Yarrowia lipolytica chromosome 1E, complete sequence:
- a CDS encoding uncharacterized protein (Compare to YALI0E05533g, uniprot|P41929 Lysine acetyltransferase, similar to Saccharomyces cerevisiae YGR111W; ancestral locus Anc_3.456) has protein sequence MSLREITSPDEIRDTRSFSHLEWGAFLSIDDYNHREEIVLGHTPMCKNRLKSWGLYIEDGTRVAACETLERPALVQCKDGKIKSTSTFSIGAVFTPKEHRGKGYASVMMKQMASGIPFKPTLTDADIIKATGVSDVDQTLRVTPLWSDVGTFYEKFGWIGTTDLQYVFEVDGSASQNGVNGTPNGTNGTNGVNGHTNGTNGHSSAVKYLSEEDVYRLADVEASSFASDFEKFPFKGSYKCGIVPDRTVYEWHLARAKFLAKFAKVPEPKVFGAQIGDSWMAWHHMYNARELVILRAKLAKAEDLVELIAAAKNHLCKDGFSDQINKIILWEQEREWNHIVDGLSYDAIDQAIEKSQGKREHRGSSIPAVMFVEYKLQKDAMEFVDHGKLTWC, from the coding sequence atgTCTCTCAGAGAAATTACTTCACCCGACGAAATCCGAGATACTCGATCTTTCAGCCATCTCGAATGGGGCGCCTTCCTCTCCATTGATGATTACAACCACCGAGAAGAGATTGTTCTCGGCCACACTCCCATGTGCAAGAACCGACTCAAAAGCTGGGGTCTTTATATCGAAGATGGAACTCGAGTCGCTGCCTGTGAGACCCTTGAGCGACCCGCTCTTGTCCAGTGCAAAGATGGAAAGATCAAGTCGACCTCGACTTTCTCCATCGGAGCAGTCTTCACCCCCAAGGAGCACAGAGGTAAAGGTTATGCCTCAGTCATGATGAAGCAGATGGCCTCTGGTATCCCCTTCAAGCCCACTCTCACTGATGCTGATATCATTAAGGCAACCGGAGTCTCTGACGTCGACCAGACCCTTCGTGTCACACCTCTCTGGAGTGATGTGGGCACGTTTTATGAGAAGTTTGGATGGATCGGCACCACCGACTTGCAGTATGTCTTTGAGGTTGATGGATCTGCTTCACAAAACGGTGTCAACGGCACCCCCAATGGCACCAATGGCACCAATGGTGTTAACGGTCACACAAACGGTACTAACGGCCACTCCAGCGCCGTCAAGTACCTTTCAGAGGAGGATGTCTACCGTCTGGCAGACGTTGaagcttcttctttcgcttctgACTTCGAAAAGTTCCCCTTCAAGGGCAGCTACAAGTGCGGAATCGTTCCCGATAGAACTGTCTACGAGTGGCATCTTGCCCGAGCCAAGTTCCTGGCCAAATTTGCCAAGGTGCCTGAGCCCAAGGTTTTTGGGGCCCAGATCGGTGACTCGTGGATGGCATGGCATCACATGTACAATGCTCGAGAGCTGGTAATCTTGCGGGCCAAGCttgccaaggccgaggatctggtggagctaattgctgctgccaaaaACCATCTTTGCAAGGACGGTTTTAGCGATCAGATCAACAAGATCATCCTCtgggagcaggagcgggAATGGAACCACATCGTCGACGGACTCTCGTATGATGCCATCGACCAGGCTATTGAGAAGAGCCAGGGAAAGCGTGAGCACCGAGGATCCAGTATCCCCGCTGTCATGTTTGTCGAGTacaagctgcagaaggaTGCTATGGAGTTTGTTGACCATGGAAAACTGACTTGGTGTTAA